A stretch of Candidatus Thermokryptus mobilis DNA encodes these proteins:
- a CDS encoding transketolase family protein: protein MPAKATRVSFGEALEELGEKIPDIVVLDADLSKSTMSIKFAKKFPDRFFEMGIAEQNMIGTAAGLALAGKIPFACSFACFLIGRYETIRISVAYTNANVKLVGTHAGIGIGEDGYSQMGLEDIALMRALPNIAVVQPCDDVETKQAVEYIAKHQGPVFLRLTRQALEDVNPPNYKFNFGKGVILKDGKDATIFATGGVVFNSLIASEILEKDGISVRVVNIHTIKPIDEELVVKCAVETKNIITVEDHNIVGGLGSAVMEVLSENYPVKVKRIGIKKFGESGSPKALYEKYGLDPNGIARVVREFLK, encoded by the coding sequence ATGCCAGCAAAAGCAACGAGGGTTTCATTTGGGGAAGCACTTGAGGAACTTGGCGAAAAAATTCCAGACATCGTCGTTCTTGACGCCGATCTTTCAAAATCAACAATGTCAATAAAATTTGCCAAAAAGTTCCCCGATAGATTCTTTGAGATGGGTATAGCTGAACAAAATATGATTGGGACAGCAGCTGGACTTGCACTTGCTGGTAAAATCCCATTCGCTTGTAGCTTTGCTTGTTTTTTAATCGGAAGATATGAGACCATAAGAATCTCAGTTGCTTATACTAATGCGAATGTTAAACTTGTGGGAACACATGCTGGAATTGGAATAGGGGAGGATGGCTATAGTCAGATGGGGCTTGAAGATATCGCTTTGATGAGGGCTCTTCCGAACATTGCTGTGGTTCAACCCTGTGATGATGTTGAAACGAAGCAAGCAGTTGAATATATCGCAAAACATCAAGGTCCTGTTTTTTTAAGGTTAACACGACAAGCGTTGGAGGATGTAAATCCTCCAAATTACAAGTTTAACTTCGGTAAAGGTGTCATTTTAAAGGATGGGAAAGATGCGACTATCTTTGCCACAGGCGGAGTTGTTTTTAACTCTTTGATCGCCTCGGAAATCCTTGAAAAAGATGGCATAAGCGTTCGCGTCGTGAATATACATACAATCAAGCCAATAGATGAAGAATTGGTTGTGAAGTGCGCCGTTGAGACGAAGAATATCATCACAGTTGAAGACCATAACATTGTCGGTGGGCTTGGTTCTGCGGTTATGGAGGTTTTATCTGAAAATTATCCTGTTAAAGTTAAAAGGATCGGGATAAAGAAATTCGGTGAGTCAGGGAGCCCAAAAGCATTGTACGAAAAATACGGACTTGATCCAAATGGGATTGCTAGAGTTGTAAGGGAATTCTTGAAGTAA
- a CDS encoding ATP-dependent helicase, with the protein MKDFLKDLNKEQREAVKWINGPVLILAGPGSGKTRVLTYKIAYLLSLGVKPYEILALTFTNKAANEMKERAFNLVGDPAKNVTIGTFHSVFAKFLRVEAEKLGYTKNFTIYDQDDSLSLIKNLIKELNFSEDSINAGIVQSKISNAKNALITPDGYLSMADNQFELKVAHIYKAYQTALFQRNAMDFDDLLVKAVELFVNFQDVLEKYQSRFKYILVDEYQDTNRVQYILLKMLAQKHRNLCVIGDDAQSIYSWRGAEIRNILDFKSDFPDCKIFKLEQNYRSTKKILRAADFVIKNNTEQILKNLWTDNNEGEPIVVVECKDERDEAERVVHFIKEEIRKNKYNLRDFVILYRTNAQSRSFEDELRRERLPYTIVGSIAFYKRKEIKDILAYLRLIVNPKDDESFLRIINFPSRGIGEATIDRVRAFASVKGISLFEAISRSNSIPGLTDRARKNLFNFYLLIQKYIDLKDKISAGELSRALIDDLGLIRLYKEDGGPEALQRIENIEELLSAITEFSNENPEKNALEKFLEEVSLISDIDTWENKRDTITLMTLHSAKGLEFPVVFITGLEEGLFPIANAIYNKRELEEERRLFYVGITRAMKKLYLTYAKSRMKAGNVMYQRKSRFLDEIPIELVLYHSAKDEARKAKKKEDFKQGYNFTVGSVVFHEVFGIGRIVDLSGNGDKASAVVDFENFGRKLLLLKYANLKPVKF; encoded by the coding sequence ATGAAGGATTTTTTAAAGGACTTAAACAAAGAACAGAGGGAAGCGGTTAAGTGGATAAATGGACCCGTTTTGATACTTGCTGGACCTGGTAGTGGTAAAACGAGGGTTTTGACTTATAAAATCGCGTATTTGTTGTCTCTTGGTGTTAAGCCATATGAAATTCTCGCCCTCACCTTCACTAATAAGGCAGCAAATGAGATGAAAGAAAGGGCGTTTAATCTTGTCGGTGATCCGGCGAAAAATGTCACGATTGGGACATTTCATTCTGTTTTTGCGAAGTTTTTAAGAGTTGAAGCTGAAAAACTTGGCTACACGAAAAACTTTACAATCTACGACCAAGATGATAGCTTGAGTTTGATAAAAAATCTCATTAAAGAGCTTAACTTCTCGGAGGATAGCATAAACGCTGGGATAGTTCAAAGTAAGATAAGCAATGCAAAAAATGCTTTGATCACTCCAGATGGTTACCTTTCCATGGCTGACAATCAATTTGAACTTAAAGTTGCTCACATATATAAAGCATATCAAACTGCGCTTTTCCAGAGGAACGCTATGGATTTTGATGATTTGCTTGTGAAGGCGGTTGAACTTTTCGTCAATTTTCAAGATGTCCTTGAAAAATATCAGTCAAGGTTTAAGTATATACTTGTTGATGAATATCAAGATACTAACAGGGTTCAATACATTTTGTTGAAGATGCTAGCTCAAAAACACAGAAACCTTTGTGTTATCGGAGATGACGCTCAAAGCATTTATTCGTGGCGTGGAGCTGAAATAAGAAATATCCTTGACTTTAAAAGCGATTTCCCCGATTGTAAAATTTTTAAGCTTGAGCAAAACTATCGTTCAACTAAGAAGATACTGCGTGCCGCTGACTTCGTAATAAAAAATAACACGGAACAGATATTGAAAAATTTATGGACGGATAATAACGAGGGGGAACCGATAGTTGTTGTTGAATGTAAAGATGAGAGGGATGAAGCTGAAAGAGTTGTTCATTTCATAAAAGAGGAGATCAGAAAGAACAAATATAATCTTCGTGATTTTGTTATCCTCTACAGGACGAACGCACAATCCCGTTCCTTTGAAGATGAATTAAGAAGAGAGAGATTGCCGTATACGATTGTTGGTAGCATTGCATTTTATAAACGAAAGGAGATAAAGGATATCCTTGCTTATCTGAGGTTGATCGTTAATCCAAAGGATGATGAAAGTTTTCTTAGGATAATTAACTTCCCGAGTCGTGGTATTGGCGAGGCGACGATTGATCGTGTGAGGGCGTTTGCAAGCGTTAAAGGGATATCACTTTTTGAAGCTATTTCAAGGTCAAATTCTATACCCGGGCTCACCGACAGAGCACGGAAAAATCTCTTTAATTTTTATCTCCTCATTCAAAAATACATTGACTTGAAAGATAAAATAAGTGCTGGTGAACTTTCAAGAGCTCTAATTGATGACCTCGGTTTAATACGACTTTACAAGGAAGACGGGGGTCCAGAGGCGCTCCAAAGGATTGAGAACATAGAAGAGCTTCTCTCTGCTATAACGGAGTTTTCAAATGAGAACCCTGAAAAAAATGCGCTTGAAAAATTTCTTGAGGAAGTTTCACTGATAAGCGATATTGATACTTGGGAAAATAAGAGAGATACAATTACTTTGATGACTTTGCATAGCGCAAAGGGACTTGAGTTTCCGGTTGTTTTTATAACAGGTCTTGAGGAGGGTCTTTTCCCAATTGCGAACGCAATTTACAACAAGAGGGAACTTGAAGAAGAAAGGCGTCTTTTTTATGTGGGTATCACTCGCGCAATGAAAAAACTTTATCTGACTTACGCTAAGTCAAGAATGAAAGCGGGAAATGTAATGTATCAGAGGAAATCAAGATTTCTTGATGAAATCCCAATTGAGCTCGTCCTTTATCATAGCGCTAAAGATGAAGCGAGGAAAGCGAAGAAGAAAGAAGATTTTAAACAGGGTTACAACTTTACGGTTGGTTCGGTCGTCTTTCACGAGGTTTTTGGAATTGGAAGGATTGTAGATCTATCGGGAAATGGTGATAAAGCAAGCGCTGTTGTTGATTTTGAAAATTTCGGACGAAAGCTTCTGCTTTTAAAATATGCAAATTTGAAACCCGTTAAATTCTAA
- a CDS encoding lysophospholipid acyltransferase family protein encodes MKKFIFFVKAGIIVLITIPMAIITFLLLPFNYKGKIYHFMARIWSELVLWIFNVKVEVVGKENVEFGKNYIYISNHASAMDIPALIHGIPDQIRFLAKQELGKIPLWGWLLKYGGYILIDRRNPKRAMRSVQRAIEKIKSGVSVLVFAEGTRSTDGKLLPFKRGGFMLAIRAKTPIVPVTIIGSHKIMKKHKLEINPGTIKILLDKPISVDEFEGREGEEKLMELTRDVINRNLFEKQSEG; translated from the coding sequence ATGAAGAAGTTTATCTTCTTTGTGAAAGCAGGAATTATAGTTTTAATCACCATACCGATGGCGATAATTACTTTTTTGCTTCTCCCGTTTAATTACAAGGGTAAAATTTATCATTTTATGGCGAGGATTTGGTCGGAGCTTGTACTTTGGATTTTTAATGTGAAGGTGGAAGTTGTTGGTAAGGAAAATGTTGAATTCGGGAAGAATTACATTTACATTTCAAATCATGCAAGCGCGATGGATATACCTGCTTTGATCCATGGGATACCGGATCAGATAAGATTTCTCGCAAAGCAAGAATTGGGGAAAATTCCTCTCTGGGGTTGGCTTTTGAAATATGGCGGTTATATTCTCATTGACAGGAGAAATCCAAAAAGGGCTATGCGTAGTGTCCAAAGGGCTATTGAAAAGATAAAAAGTGGTGTTTCTGTTCTCGTCTTCGCAGAAGGAACGAGAAGCACTGACGGTAAGCTTCTCCCGTTTAAGCGAGGTGGTTTTATGCTTGCCATAAGAGCAAAAACTCCTATCGTCCCAGTTACAATAATCGGAAGTCATAAAATTATGAAAAAGCATAAACTTGAGATAAATCCTGGCACAATAAAAATACTTCTTGATAAACCAATTTCAGTTGATGAATTTGAAGGTAGGGAAGGAGAGGAAAAACTTATGGAGTTAACTAGGGATGTGATAAATAGGAATCTCTTTGAAAAACAAAGCGAGGGTTGA
- the kdsB gene encoding 3-deoxy-manno-octulosonate cytidylyltransferase: MVKVIGVIPARYSSTRFPGKPLVDILGKPMIQWVYENAMDSKLLDFLIVATDDERIYNVVKSFGGNVIMTPSDIKTGTDRVAYVLNEFDADIVANIQGDEPLLTSEMIDRTIEPFLNGEKVDISTLAVKINDVDLIFNPNVVKVVFDKEKIALYFSRSPIPFCRDAKNEEDWLKLGNFYKHIGLYVYSREALLRFVSLRGSSLEEIEKLEQLRALENGFRIKVVISESDTIGVDTPEDVERIITFLKNKKIGFKR; encoded by the coding sequence ATGGTAAAAGTCATTGGTGTGATTCCTGCAAGATATTCTTCAACGAGATTTCCGGGGAAGCCACTGGTTGATATTCTCGGAAAGCCGATGATTCAATGGGTTTATGAGAATGCTATGGATTCAAAACTTTTGGATTTTTTAATCGTTGCGACAGATGATGAGAGGATTTACAATGTCGTTAAAAGTTTTGGAGGTAATGTTATTATGACACCAAGCGACATAAAGACCGGAACGGATAGGGTTGCATATGTTTTGAATGAATTTGATGCTGATATTGTGGCAAACATTCAAGGAGATGAACCATTATTGACATCAGAAATGATAGACCGAACTATTGAACCATTTTTAAACGGTGAGAAAGTTGATATTTCAACTTTGGCTGTTAAGATCAACGATGTTGATTTAATTTTTAACCCGAATGTTGTTAAAGTGGTTTTTGACAAGGAAAAAATCGCTTTATACTTTTCAAGAAGTCCCATCCCCTTTTGCCGTGATGCCAAAAATGAGGAGGATTGGCTAAAGCTTGGCAATTTCTATAAACATATAGGTCTTTATGTTTATTCAAGGGAAGCACTTTTAAGGTTTGTCTCTTTAAGGGGGTCATCGCTTGAGGAAATTGAAAAGCTTGAACAATTGCGGGCACTTGAAAATGGTTTTAGGATAAAAGTTGTGATAAGTGAAAGCGATACAATTGGTGTTGATACACCCGAAGATGTTGAGAGGATCATAACGTTTTTGAAAAATAAAAAAATTGGTTTCAAAAGATGA
- the gatC gene encoding Asp-tRNA(Asn)/Glu-tRNA(Gln) amidotransferase subunit GatC produces the protein MPVTIKDVEYIANLARLEFKEEEKEKFTEQFNKILEYIDKLNELDTENVEPLYHVIDLKNVFREDEVKPSYPREEILKNAPSRTEFFFKVPKVIPVEQKVKEDSEET, from the coding sequence ATGCCCGTAACGATCAAAGATGTTGAATATATAGCAAATCTCGCACGACTTGAATTTAAAGAGGAGGAAAAAGAAAAATTCACGGAGCAATTCAACAAGATACTTGAGTATATTGATAAGTTAAACGAGCTTGACACAGAGAATGTTGAACCACTTTATCATGTGATTGACTTAAAGAATGTTTTTCGGGAGGATGAAGTTAAACCAAGTTATCCGAGGGAGGAGATTTTGAAAAACGCCCCTTCAAGAACTGAATTTTTCTTTAAGGTCCCGAAGGTTATCCCGGTTGAACAGAAGGTTAAAGAAGATAGCGAAGAAACTTAA
- a CDS encoding class I SAM-dependent methyltransferase, translating to MSKKEEKLPVLGDTKITKLLCSKIEVKDGYNVLVASVNLRKSLIYIAKNFDCNVFGINEVPQIVIEAKGEIIEAGLDDKVSVKIMSPLNLDFKDESFDAIITEGILSQYKKSKILKEFFRVLKQNSTIGIADFYWKKTPVPTYVRDAWYIEEGSIETLDEKISKLEKYGFKAFYVKDISSELRDYYSKFKKIIINSLKEREFSKQEFKELKKYKHEVSVFLDQGGDKWMGYVAICARKVGS from the coding sequence ATGTCAAAGAAGGAAGAAAAACTTCCCGTTCTTGGGGACACGAAGATAACCAAACTTTTATGTTCAAAAATTGAAGTTAAAGACGGATACAATGTCCTTGTGGCAAGTGTTAATTTAAGGAAAAGTTTGATTTACATAGCCAAAAACTTTGATTGCAATGTCTTCGGAATAAATGAAGTTCCCCAGATCGTCATAGAAGCGAAGGGTGAAATAATTGAAGCAGGTCTTGATGACAAAGTTAGCGTCAAAATTATGAGTCCATTGAACCTTGATTTTAAAGATGAAAGTTTTGACGCAATTATTACAGAGGGAATTCTGAGCCAGTATAAGAAAAGTAAAATTTTAAAAGAGTTCTTCAGGGTTCTTAAGCAAAACTCAACGATCGGGATTGCTGATTTCTATTGGAAAAAAACGCCCGTTCCAACTTATGTAAGAGATGCTTGGTATATTGAAGAAGGTAGCATTGAGACGCTTGATGAGAAGATAAGTAAATTGGAGAAATATGGATTTAAAGCTTTTTATGTCAAAGATATAAGCTCTGAGTTGAGGGATTACTACTCAAAGTTCAAGAAGATAATAATTAACTCTTTGAAAGAACGAGAGTTTTCAAAACAGGAATTTAAAGAATTGAAAAAGTATAAGCATGAGGTAAGTGTTTTTCTTGATCAAGGGGGAGATAAGTGGATGGGTTATGTTGCAATCTGTGCAAGGAAAGTCGGTAGTTGA